In Gemmatimonadaceae bacterium, the following proteins share a genomic window:
- a CDS encoding site-specific integrase — MAGRSSRRRGSVEPWGPGRWRVRLSFGAEGKQRRRLSKIIYGSKADAERYLNAAVRRREQNDAVVLSRQALGAWVDEWLTTWCNRMAPRTRADYEGIFRRYLTPELRARKLSELTAADVQHYVNDLVAAGLGPRTVAMAHGAIRACLTKAVKLGKVPRNVARDAELPRKKHTERVVFGPDEARRFCDAVLGDKWEAFFILMVYSGLRPSEALGLLWSDLDGSVLRVRRSLVRVPGQEAFLEDTKTPRGRRVIPLAPEAMDALQRHRRTQVEWRLRLGGAYRDRGLIFANEEGGFADLHNITGRHFKPILKAAGLRDLRLYDLRHTHATLLMASGEHPKVVQERLGHASITLTLDIYSHVVPGMQERASQRLSDLLSPSRAVVTANA; from the coding sequence ATGGCAGGCAGAAGTAGTCGCAGACGGGGAAGTGTCGAACCCTGGGGTCCAGGCCGCTGGCGTGTTCGCCTCTCCTTCGGCGCCGAGGGAAAGCAGCGGCGCCGTCTGAGCAAGATCATCTACGGTTCGAAGGCGGATGCGGAGCGTTACCTGAATGCTGCCGTCCGGCGACGCGAGCAGAACGACGCTGTGGTGTTGAGCCGGCAGGCGCTGGGCGCATGGGTGGACGAGTGGCTGACCACATGGTGCAACCGCATGGCCCCGAGAACACGCGCCGACTACGAGGGAATCTTTAGGCGTTACTTGACCCCGGAACTCAGGGCTAGGAAACTCTCCGAGCTCACCGCGGCCGACGTTCAGCACTATGTGAACGATCTTGTCGCGGCGGGGCTGGGACCGCGAACAGTCGCGATGGCGCATGGGGCCATCCGCGCATGTCTGACCAAAGCGGTGAAGCTCGGCAAGGTGCCGCGCAACGTCGCACGGGATGCCGAACTGCCTCGGAAGAAGCACACCGAGCGCGTGGTCTTCGGCCCTGACGAGGCGCGGCGGTTTTGCGACGCGGTGTTGGGCGACAAGTGGGAAGCGTTCTTCATCCTCATGGTTTACTCGGGCCTGCGGCCGAGCGAAGCACTCGGCTTACTGTGGTCCGACCTTGATGGCAGTGTTCTGCGTGTGCGGCGCTCGCTCGTTCGGGTGCCGGGCCAAGAGGCGTTTCTGGAGGATACCAAGACGCCGCGTGGACGGCGGGTTATCCCGCTCGCGCCAGAAGCCATGGACGCGCTACAACGCCATCGTCGAACCCAAGTCGAGTGGCGTCTTCGACTCGGCGGAGCGTATCGCGATCGCGGACTGATCTTCGCCAACGAAGAGGGCGGCTTCGCGGACCTACACAACATCACCGGCAGGCACTTCAAACCGATCCTCAAGGCTGCCGGTCTTCGGGACCTTCGGCTATACGACCTTCGGCACACGCACGCTACGCTGCTCATGGCCAGTGGTGAGCACCCGAAGGTCGTTCAGGAGCGGCTTGGTCACGCGAGCATCACGCTTACGTTGGATATCTACTCGCACGTGGTGCCAGGGATGCAGGAGCGCGCGAGCCAACGGCTCAGTGATTTGCTGTCTCCCTCGCGAGCTGTGGTGACGGCGAATGCATAG
- the dndC gene encoding DNA phosphorothioation system sulfurtransferase DndC, whose product MRNLPTIDVPAPVTQRGKPKSVFDTRPIASLHEEIRAIYQADARPWVIGYSGGKDSTCALQLIWYALSELPVEARQKPVYVISSDTLVETPVIVHYIDTTLERINIAAQQQSLPFRAHKVTPPVDRSFWVNLIGKGYPAPSKRFRWCTERLKIEPANEFIRARVAEFGEVVMVLGVRSAESATRAQVMSLHRIKGSRLARHSSLLNAFVYPPIEAFSVDDVWTYLLQVPSPWGNDNRDLVAMYKSAQAGECPLVVDTTTPTCGNSRFGCWVCTVVEKDSAMEAMVDSGEDWLEPLLEFRDLLSATQDPDKKRLYRDFRRKSGHVAFIGDTAKPVPGPYTLAVCKDFLRRLLETQVRVAKEAPLEEAPTLIHEAELHEIRRIWRSERGDWEDSVPAIVREVLGRDLAWVMEDHVTFTSQDGQLLKSICDEHSVPTELIVRLIDVERAAHGLKRRHAVHSRIEDVLKQEWRDEHEVVAERRAHLDLLTASSPEDGQ is encoded by the coding sequence ATGCGTAACCTGCCAACCATCGATGTTCCTGCGCCGGTGACTCAGCGCGGCAAGCCGAAGTCCGTTTTTGATACTCGGCCGATCGCGTCACTTCATGAGGAGATCCGAGCGATCTACCAAGCGGACGCAAGGCCGTGGGTAATCGGCTACAGCGGCGGCAAGGACTCTACCTGTGCCCTCCAGCTCATATGGTACGCACTATCCGAGTTACCCGTCGAGGCCCGTCAGAAGCCTGTTTACGTCATCAGCTCCGATACGCTTGTAGAGACGCCGGTAATCGTCCATTACATCGATACGACACTTGAACGCATCAACATTGCCGCACAGCAGCAGAGCCTTCCGTTTCGCGCACACAAGGTAACGCCCCCCGTCGACCGCAGTTTTTGGGTAAACCTCATTGGAAAGGGATACCCGGCGCCGTCCAAGCGTTTTCGCTGGTGCACAGAGCGTCTGAAGATCGAACCCGCAAACGAGTTCATCCGGGCTCGCGTTGCAGAGTTCGGAGAGGTTGTGATGGTCCTAGGTGTTCGCTCTGCGGAAAGCGCAACGCGAGCGCAGGTTATGTCTCTGCACCGCATCAAGGGCTCACGGCTCGCTCGTCATTCGAGCTTGCTGAACGCATTCGTCTATCCGCCAATTGAGGCGTTTTCGGTGGATGACGTTTGGACGTACTTGCTGCAGGTGCCGTCGCCGTGGGGCAACGACAACCGCGATCTCGTCGCCATGTACAAGAGCGCTCAAGCGGGCGAGTGCCCTTTGGTTGTAGACACGACGACGCCGACCTGCGGCAACTCGCGCTTCGGGTGTTGGGTGTGCACCGTCGTGGAGAAAGATTCGGCAATGGAGGCAATGGTCGACTCAGGCGAGGATTGGCTTGAGCCGCTGCTGGAGTTTCGAGATCTCCTTTCCGCAACGCAGGATCCCGACAAGAAGCGCCTATACCGGGATTTTCGTCGCAAGAGCGGCCACGTCGCTTTCATCGGCGACACCGCGAAACCAGTTCCGGGTCCATATACCCTCGCGGTGTGCAAGGATTTCCTACGGCGCCTCTTGGAAACGCAAGTCCGAGTCGCGAAGGAAGCGCCGCTAGAGGAAGCTCCAACTTTGATCCACGAAGCGGAGCTGCACGAGATACGACGGATATGGAGGAGCGAGCGTGGGGACTGGGAAGATTCCGTTCCAGCCATCGTGCGCGAGGTTTTAGGACGCGACCTCGCGTGGGTGATGGAAGACCACGTCACCTTTACGAGCCAGGATGGGCAGCTCCTTAAGAGCATCTGCGACGAGCATTCCGTCCCGACAGAGCTGATTGTTCGGCTTATCGATGTGGAACGAGCCGCTCACGGACTCAAGCGCCGACATGCCGTTCATTCTCGCATTGAGGATGTACTGAAGCAGGAATGGCGAGATGAGCATGAGGTGGTCGCGGAGCGCCGTGCTCACTTGGATTTGCTGACGGCATCGAGTCCGGAGGATGGCCAGTGA
- a CDS encoding helix-turn-helix transcriptional regulator, whose protein sequence is MKTRLQLRLRECLALHERRTGHRLTYRDLAKKAGLGYDTVKAIGSRPGYNASLRAIEKLCDALGVEPFELIGVKRR, encoded by the coding sequence GTGAAAACTCGCCTCCAGCTTCGATTACGTGAATGCCTCGCCCTCCATGAGCGGCGAACCGGGCACCGGCTCACCTATCGGGACTTGGCCAAGAAGGCCGGGCTTGGCTACGACACCGTGAAGGCAATCGGCAGTCGGCCCGGATACAACGCATCGCTGCGAGCGATCGAGAAGCTCTGCGACGCGCTCGGCGTCGAACCGTTCGAGCTGATCGGCGTGAAGCGTCGGTAG
- the dndB gene encoding DNA sulfur modification protein DndB → MEPYTYEFTAIRGVQAGTAYYVAMCPLKLIPRLFRFDDETLPADLRAQRLLNRARVPAIARYIADNPKEYILSSLCASVDGDLDFEPLAGDGPLRSVGRLRIAMTATILINDGQHRRAAIEEALRDRPYLGDETISVVVFADRGLLRSQQMFADLNIHAVKPTKSIGVLYDHRDPMSRLVRRVVSAVPLFRDFTEREKTTISNRSLKLFTLSAIYQATAEFIGKPKGADLTQADEEHSVRFWNAVAKAMPDWQSVAQRRIAAADLRRDYVHAHGIALQAIAIAGAQLVALYPEAWDTRLEALRQLDWSRSNVDLWEGRALIGGRVNKARTNVILVSNIILQHFGLPLTTEGERLERMHTCDASEVMVNA, encoded by the coding sequence ATGGAGCCCTACACCTACGAGTTCACGGCTATCCGTGGCGTGCAGGCCGGAACGGCCTACTACGTCGCCATGTGTCCCCTAAAGCTGATACCGCGGCTTTTTCGGTTCGACGACGAGACACTTCCCGCCGACCTTCGAGCGCAGAGACTGCTCAACCGCGCGCGTGTTCCCGCGATCGCGCGTTACATCGCGGACAACCCCAAGGAATACATCCTCTCGTCGCTCTGCGCCTCAGTTGACGGTGACCTGGACTTCGAGCCGCTCGCAGGCGATGGCCCGTTGAGGTCGGTCGGCCGTCTACGTATCGCCATGACGGCGACCATCCTCATCAACGATGGTCAGCACCGTCGGGCCGCGATCGAGGAGGCATTGCGCGATCGCCCTTATCTCGGTGACGAAACGATCTCTGTCGTTGTTTTCGCGGATCGCGGCCTCCTTAGATCGCAGCAGATGTTCGCCGACCTGAACATCCATGCCGTCAAACCAACGAAATCCATCGGCGTGCTGTACGATCACCGTGATCCGATGTCTCGGCTAGTCCGCCGCGTGGTGAGTGCCGTGCCGCTTTTCCGAGACTTCACCGAGCGCGAAAAAACAACGATTTCGAATCGGTCGCTCAAGCTGTTCACATTGAGCGCTATCTACCAAGCCACGGCGGAGTTCATCGGTAAGCCGAAGGGCGCGGATCTCACACAAGCGGACGAAGAACACTCCGTGCGTTTCTGGAACGCAGTGGCGAAGGCCATGCCCGACTGGCAAAGCGTTGCCCAGCGCCGCATCGCCGCCGCGGATCTGCGACGCGACTACGTGCACGCGCACGGGATTGCATTACAGGCGATAGCTATAGCGGGCGCTCAACTCGTCGCCCTCTACCCCGAAGCCTGGGACACTCGGTTGGAAGCGCTGCGTCAACTCGACTGGTCGCGAAGCAACGTCGATCTGTGGGAGGGTCGTGCCCTTATCGGTGGACGAGTCAACAAGGCCCGCACCAACGTTATCCTCGTCAGCAACATCATTCTTCAACATTTCGGGCTACCACTCACTACGGAAGGGGAGCGCTTGGAGCGCATGCACACTTGCGACGCATCAGAGGTGATGGTCAATGCGTAA
- the dndD gene encoding DNA sulfur modification protein DndD: protein MILRSILLENFGLYHGRLELDLAPRVRRGVTHPIVLIGGKNGVGKTTLLEAVRLALYGRRALGSRVGQAQYDEYLRSRIHRPVAQQMTPHGAAVGLEFSYAEDGVLRNYRVRRSWTARGRSVSESLLLEKDGVIVEDVPRDEWHLFLHDLIPPGVSQLFFFDGEKIQEIADGDHDEEHLALAVRGLLGVELISRLRTDLGLFLARREQGQHQAIATRLEGIVRDLALLEDQIAEATEDLGQISADRDSQARVAEHARRRFVAEGGELAVRRTQLASEADEVKRVIGRREADLRELAGGLLPFAVAPRLARAFRQALQESAAFAEASHRKQMVSALTAALKEWRKTGREERSADWAAAHWKDLTSFLKTWAALGAETAALAGRAFESVGDGAALVAWLDEADTTIRPRLEFLANELEALYARERDFRALLLRADGGESSVLLDDLRHAEQRVGATEATLRRREEDLKKLRAQQATLERERERLLREQTELSAAEQRASLAIRASRVLAEYEHRLLTHKLGQLRGEFVQCFNRLARKGDVVADIRIDEESFGVTLIDKAGRAIPKADLSAGEKQVYAIAILWALARTSGRALPMIIDTPLARLDSDHRSNLVQRYFPSVSHQVIMLSTDTEVDAPLLASLSASVSHSYHLEYDPVAGHTRVATGYFWDSAGSRGTNAPREVVDAV, encoded by the coding sequence GTGATCCTTCGAAGCATTCTTTTGGAGAACTTCGGGCTTTATCATGGCAGGCTAGAACTCGACCTTGCTCCGCGTGTACGTCGAGGCGTAACGCATCCCATCGTTCTGATCGGTGGGAAGAATGGCGTCGGCAAGACGACGCTTCTAGAGGCTGTGCGTCTGGCGCTATATGGGCGGCGTGCGTTGGGCTCTCGCGTCGGCCAGGCGCAATATGATGAGTATCTCCGGAGTCGGATTCATCGGCCGGTGGCTCAACAGATGACACCCCACGGCGCCGCCGTCGGTCTTGAGTTCAGCTACGCCGAAGACGGTGTTCTTCGCAACTACAGAGTTCGGCGGAGCTGGACGGCGCGCGGCCGCAGCGTCTCCGAATCTCTTCTTCTGGAGAAGGACGGTGTCATCGTCGAAGACGTTCCGCGCGACGAATGGCATCTGTTTCTGCACGATCTGATTCCTCCTGGCGTCTCGCAACTGTTTTTCTTCGACGGCGAGAAGATTCAGGAAATCGCTGACGGCGATCACGACGAAGAGCATCTAGCGTTGGCTGTCCGCGGCCTCCTTGGCGTTGAGCTGATCTCCCGCCTTCGCACGGACCTTGGACTCTTTCTAGCTCGGCGTGAACAGGGACAGCACCAAGCAATCGCCACGCGTCTTGAAGGCATCGTGCGTGATCTTGCCTTACTGGAAGATCAGATTGCAGAGGCGACGGAGGACCTGGGACAGATTTCGGCGGATCGAGACTCTCAAGCGCGGGTGGCCGAGCATGCCCGTCGTCGGTTCGTTGCCGAGGGTGGAGAACTAGCCGTAAGACGCACTCAGCTTGCAAGCGAGGCCGATGAGGTAAAGCGCGTTATTGGCCGGCGTGAGGCGGACCTGCGAGAGCTTGCCGGGGGACTCCTTCCGTTTGCCGTTGCACCGCGTCTCGCACGGGCGTTCCGCCAGGCGCTGCAGGAGTCAGCGGCTTTCGCTGAGGCCTCCCATAGAAAGCAGATGGTCTCGGCACTGACGGCCGCGCTAAAGGAGTGGCGGAAGACGGGTCGCGAGGAGCGCTCTGCTGACTGGGCAGCGGCGCACTGGAAGGATCTAACGTCGTTCCTCAAGACGTGGGCGGCCCTGGGTGCCGAGACTGCGGCGCTGGCAGGCCGTGCCTTTGAATCCGTTGGCGACGGCGCCGCATTGGTTGCTTGGCTTGACGAGGCCGATACCACGATTCGTCCACGGCTTGAGTTCCTAGCAAATGAACTGGAGGCTCTCTACGCACGTGAGCGGGATTTTCGCGCCTTGCTCCTGCGAGCGGATGGCGGGGAAAGCAGCGTTCTGCTCGACGACTTGCGTCACGCTGAGCAACGCGTTGGCGCGACCGAGGCGACGTTGCGGCGGCGCGAAGAAGATCTAAAGAAACTCCGAGCCCAGCAGGCCACCTTGGAGCGCGAACGCGAGCGACTCCTACGCGAACAGACCGAGCTGTCGGCCGCTGAACAACGTGCTAGTCTGGCGATCAGAGCATCGCGCGTGCTGGCTGAGTACGAACATCGACTACTAACTCACAAGCTCGGCCAGCTTCGGGGCGAGTTTGTTCAGTGCTTCAACCGTCTAGCGCGAAAAGGCGACGTCGTCGCTGACATCCGGATCGACGAGGAATCGTTCGGCGTCACGCTGATAGACAAGGCCGGGCGCGCCATTCCAAAGGCCGATCTGTCAGCGGGCGAAAAGCAAGTCTACGCCATCGCGATTCTTTGGGCTTTGGCGCGGACGAGTGGAAGGGCGCTGCCAATGATTATCGATACACCGCTTGCTAGGCTCGATTCCGATCACCGATCCAACCTGGTGCAGCGCTACTTCCCATCGGTGAGCCATCAAGTGATCATGCTGTCAACCGATACCGAAGTTGATGCTCCCCTGTTGGCGTCACTGAGTGCGAGTGTGTCTCACTCATATCATCTGGAATATGATCCCGTGGCCGGTCACACACGTGTGGCAACAGGCTACTTCTGGGACTCCGCCGGATCACGTGGCACGAACGCACCGCGCGAGGTGGTCGATGCAGTTTAG